A region of Liolophura sinensis isolate JHLJ2023 chromosome 8, CUHK_Ljap_v2, whole genome shotgun sequence DNA encodes the following proteins:
- the LOC135473739 gene encoding uncharacterized protein LOC135473739: MVNCWHTTLLPCVAVLFVLFPHWTLADNTGSNLDQLSLVRRLGRSLQVQPTENKHGKTLSQKSVSLPANKTKNVSTNSTYWVDEDAPTQHLRNAAEEEVPPSPVEEGVNEQQPKELPIALIIASPVVAVFIIVFVCVAYYCHSAQLDARARELAMRLKADEEMAQVMVQAPRPVIVPHDNTDMEAEHTSLRSVKTQTSSESKRGYTLDMEMVPL, from the exons ATGGTAAATTGTTGGCACACCACGTTATTGCCCTGTGTGGCGGTCTTGTTCGTGTTGTTTCCACACTGGACACTGGCTGACAACACTGGATCAAACTTGGACCAACTGTCCCTAGTTAGGAGGCTCGGCAGGTCATTACAGGTCCAGCCCACCGAGAACAAACACGGCAAAACTTTGAGCCAAAAATCTGTGTCATTACCTGCGAATAAAACTAAGAATGTGTCAACGAACTCAACTTACTGGGTAGACGAGGACGCTCCGACGCAACACCTGAGGAACGCCGCTGAGGAAGAGGTGCCCCCTTCCCCGGTGGAGGAAGGTGTTAATGAACAACAACCCAAAGAACTTCCCATCGCTCTGATCATTGCTAGCCCTGTTGTGGCCGTCTTTATCATTGTATTCGTCTGCGTGGCTTACTACTGTCATTCTGCCCAGCTTGACGCCAGGGCACGGGAACTGGCCATGCGCCTAAAAGCTGATGAAGAAATGGCACAAGTGATGGTACAGGCCCCACGGCCTGTGATCGTTCCTCACGACAACACGGACATGGAGGCCGAACACACCAGCCTGCGGAGTGTCAAAACACAGACATCTTCCGAGTCTAAGCGCGG GTATACGCTGGATATGGAAATGGTTCCCCTGTGA